Sequence from the Sphingomonas suaedae genome:
CGATTCATCGATCTTCAGCTTCGGCTTGATCGAAACGACGAAGATCGCGCAGATCACACCGGCAATCGCGCCGAGCAGGATCGCCCCGAACGGACCGGAATTGCCCGCCGCCGGGGTTACCGCGACCAGACCTGCGATCGCACCCGAACATGCGCCCAGCAGCGACGGCTTGTGACCCAGAACCCGCTCGGTCAGCATCCAGAACAGCACCCCGGCGGCGGTCGCGACGAAGGTGTTGATGAGCGCAAGGCCCGCCGAGCCATTGGCTTCGAGCGCCGAACCGGCGTTGAAGCCGAACCAGCCCACCCACAGCAGACCGGTACCGATCAGCGTCATGGTCAGCGAGTGCGGCGCCATACGCTCGGTCGGATAGCCGGTCCGCTTGCCGAGGATGATCGCACCGACCAGCGCCGAAACGCCCGCGTTGATGTGAACCACGGTGCCGCCCGCAAAGTCGAGTGCGCCCCAGCCGAAGATCAGACCGGTCGCCGCATCGGTGCCGCCCAGATACCAGACCATGTGCGCGATCGGGTAATAGACGATGGTGAGCCAGATCAGCGCGAACACCATCAGCCCCGAAAATTTCATGCGCTCGACCAGGCCGCCGATGACCAGTGCGACGGTAATCGCGGAGAAGGTCATCTGGAACGCGATGAACACGAATTCGGGAATGACCACGCCATCGGTGAAGGTGGCGACGTTGGAATCGGCCGTCACCCCGGCGAGCAGGAATTTGCCGGTCGAGATGAACTGGTTGGCGTCCCCGCCGAACGACAGCGCATAGCCGTACATCACCCAGAGGAGCATCGCGAACGCCGCGACGCCGAGCACCTGCGTCAGCACGGATGCCATGTTCTTGGTGCGGACCAGGCCGCCATAGAATAGCGCGAGGCCCGGAACGATCATTGCCATGACCAGTACGGTGGCGGTCATCATCCAGGCGGTGTCGCCCTTGTCGGGCGTCGGCGCCGCAGCGGCAGCCGCGTCCTGTGCCCAGGCGGGCATCGCCGCAAACAGCGCGACACTCGCGCCGGCGGCAATCTTCAAAGCAGTTTTCATCATTACCCCCTTCACAGCGCGGTCTGATCGGTCTCGCCGGTGCGGATGCGCACCGCCTGACCGACATCGAGCACGAAAATCTTGCCGTCGCCGATCGCGCCGGTGTTCGCCGCAGCCTGGACCGCTTCGACCACCCGGCCGGCCAGATCGGAGGCACAGACCACTTCGATTTTCAGTTTCGGCACCATGTTGGTGCTGTATTCCGCGCCGCGGTAGATTTCGGTCTGGCCTTTCTGCCGCCCGAACCCCTTGACCTCGGTCACGGTCATGCCCGCGACACCCAATTCGGTGAGTGCCTCCCGGACGTCATCGAGCTTGAACGGCTTGATGATGGCGATGACGAGTTTCATTCCGCCCCCTTTCGCATTTGACCCGGAGACCAATCAGCAAGGGGCGTGCCAGAGTCGGAATCGGCGTGATTCCGCCGATCCGCATCGAGGCGGTCGTTACCGAAAGGTAAAAAATTGTGCAGGCGCGAACGGCTGCCTAATTTTTAGGCTGAAGAATCGCCTGCCCGCGCAATAGGCAGCCTTCAGAGCTGATGCCCCGTCCGGTCGCGCTTGGTGGCGAGATAGCGTTCGTTATGCGGATTGGGCGGCAGACGATGCGGCACCTGCTCCACGACCTTCACGCCCGCCGCAGCCAGACCGGCCACCTTGTCGGGATTGTTGGTCAGCAGCCGCACCCGGTGCTGCCCCAATTGGCGCAGCATCTGTCCCGCAACTCCGAAATCGCGCGCATCGACCGCAAAACCCAGCCGGACATTGGCATCGACCGTATCGAACCCCTGATCCTGCAACGCATAGGCGCGCAGTTTGTTGACCAGGCCGATCCCGCGCCCCTCCTGCCGCAGATAGAGCAGGATGCCCCAGCCATTTTCCGCAATGGCATGGATCGCGGCATGGAGCTGGGGTCCGCAATCGCATTTCAGGCTGCCGAGCACGTCGCCGGTGAGGCATTCGCTGTGCAACCGCACCAGCGGCGGTGCGCCATTGGGCTGGCCGATCAGCAGCGCCAGATGCTCGTCGGGTGATTCGGGCGTGCGGAAGGCAACAATCTCGGCATCCTCCGCTCCTGCCACCGGCAGCCGCGCACGGGTGACGAGGCGCAGCCGCGCCGGATCCTGATGGGAATCGATATCGGCGAGCGTGATCGCCTCGGCGATCCGCCGCCCGGGCGCCTCGGGATGAACGAAGAAGGCGGGCAGCAGCCCCGCAATCCGTGCAAGGCGCAGCGCCGCCGCAGCGGCGTCGGGCACCAGCGCCGCGGTCGCGCGGAACGGGCCCTTCATCGGCGTGGACAGGTCGAGCTGCGGATCGGCGAGCGCGACCGCTGTGTCGAAATCGAGCCAGGGGCGGCGCGCGATCATCACCGGCGCATCCGGCACTGCGGCATCGCGCTGATTGGTAAGCTTCAGCGTCACCGCGCGCCCGGCGGAGATCAACAAGGGTGCCGCGATGTGCGGGTCGAACGCGGCAAGTCGCTCGGCATCGGCGGTCTCGACCGCGAGCAGCGACAGGGCGCCCTCCCCGCCCCGGATCGCGATCGGCCAGCCACGGCGCATCGCGTCGATCGCCCGCGCGGCGGCGCGGGGATCGGCGGGGGTGGCGGCGCTCAAAAGTCGAACTCGGTGACGATCGGAACATGGTCCGATGGTTTGAGCCAGCCGCGGCATGGCTCGCACACCCGATGCGCGGTCGCCTGAGCCGCGACATCGCCGCTCGCCCACATATGGTCGAGCCGCCGTCCGCGATCCGACGCCGCCCAGTCCTTTGCGCGATAGCTCCACCAGGTGAAACAACGTTCGGGCGCCGGGATGAAGGTTCGCCCCAGATCGACCCAGTCGTTTGCCGCCTGCATCCGCGTCAGCGCATCAACCTCGACCGGGGTGTGGCTGACCACGCCGAGCAATTGCTTGTGGCTCCACACATCGCATTCGAGCGGGGCGATGTTGAAATCGCCGGTCAGGATCACGGGCAGGTCGCCCAGCCCCTCCGACCAGCGCGTCATCCGCTCGACGAAATCGAGCTTCTGGCCGAATTTGGGGTTCGTCTCGCGGTCAGGCACGTCCCCACCGGCGGGAACATAGACATTCTCGAGCCGCACCCCGTTCGGCAGCCGCACGCCGACATGCCGGGCCTCACCATTGGCCTGCCAGTCCAACCGGTCGTCCTCGACCAGCGGAACGCGGCTGATGATCGCGACGCCGTGGTGCATCCGCTGGCCATGGATGACGATATGGTCGTAGCCTAGCGCGCGCAGCGGTGCGTGGGGGAAATCGCCATCGACAACCTTGGTTTCCTGAAGGCACAGGATATCGGGCGCTTCCTCGCGGAGGAACTGCTCGACAATCTCCATGCGGAAGCGGACCGAATTGATGTTCCAGGAGGCGATTTTCATGGGAGGGTGATCTAGGGACGATCGCCCGATGGCGCTAGCCAGACATTTGTCTGATTGCGGTTCCAGCCCGCTCCCCCACCCGGCCACCCAACGCCAGTATCCTATGGGTGGCCGGGTGGGGGAGCGGGCTGGAACCGCGAACCGCCGCGAACGCGGCGCACCAAAACGCCAAAGGCCCCCGCTCCGGGGGCATGGAGCGAGGGCCGACCTGGCGTTCGTCACGCAGGCAGGATGGGTACACCTTCGGGCAACAGGGGGAAAAATCCCGAAGCCCCATCCGCAAATACCGGTCTAGCGCGGTAAAGCTGTCGCCAGCATGAATGCGCGCGTCAGCGGCGCCCGCCCTTTTTCCGCGGATCGTTCCAGCGGAACGCTCCGTCGCTGATCTTCGCGTTGAACTTCTGGTTCGACAGGCGAACGGTGGTGCGGTTGTTTTGCGAATCGAGCGCGACCCAGCCCTGAAGCATCAGCCCGCCCGGCGCCGAAGCGTTGCGCGCGAACACCATGGTGATGCGGCCGAATTCGGGACGCTTGGGATCATGCGCCTCGATGCTCACCACGTCCGGATTGCCGGTCGGCAGCACCTTCGCATAGCGCGCGACGTTGCGCTCGGGATCGAGCAGGATGCCGAGCGGCGAATCCTTGACCGGCCAGCGCGATACCTGTCGCACGGAATAGTCGATAAACCACAAGGCGCTGCCGTCGCCGACGATCAGCAACGGGACGCCCTTTTCATATTGAAAGCGGACCTTGCCGGGCTTTTTGAGCGTCAGCACACCGTCGAGCGTCTTGCCCGCGCGATCGGTCTGGCTGAACGCTGCGGTCATGGTCTGGGTCGCCCGGAGGTGCTGCTGGACCTGCGCGAGCGTCCCCTGCTGCGCGGTGGCGGGCAGAGCGAGCGGAAGGGTGATGGCGGCGAGTGCCGCCAGCGGTCGGAGTGTCATGGTTGTGCCAAACATATCCAACCTCTGACGGTTCGGCGTTGAACTCGGCGTGAACCGGGCTTGTGTCTTGCGGCACCGACCCGCTCGGCGAAGCCGAAAATTAAGCTTCGCTGCGCGCCGTGACGATCTTGCCCGGCTCACGCGGGGGCTCGCCCTTGGGCAGTGCGTCGACATTCTCCATGCCCTCGGTCACCTCGCCCCACACGGTATACTGGCCGTCAAGGAAGGTGGCGTCGTCCAGGCAGATGAAGAACTGGCTGTTGGCGCTGTCGGGATCGTTGGTGCGCGCCATCGAACAGACGCCGCGCAGGTGCGGCGCGCGGCTGAATTCCGCGGGCAGGTTCGGTTCCTTCGATCCGCTCATGCCCGTACCGGTGGGATCGCCGCCCTGCGCCATGAAGCCGTCGATCACGCGGTGAAACACCACGCCATCGTAAAAGCCGCTATCGGCGAGCTTGACGATCCGCTCGACATGCTTGGGCGCAAGATCGGGGCGCAGGCGAATCTGCACCTCGCCCGTGTCGAGGGTCATCACGAGGCGGGTCGGAAGATCGGACATCGAAACTCATACTCCGGAAGAACAACTTTGTCGGTCCCCTAGGGCCGCACGGCCCCGGTTGCAAATCGCGCACGCGCTGCGGCGGATTGGCAGCGGGATTCGAGCACGTTAGAGGGAGGCTGGGCGCGCAACCGGGGAGGCTCGATGACCGACGAGACCGAAACCGCAGTGGCAACGCCCGAATCGCACGCGCCCGAGGCGCAGGATCGGCTAAGTCCCGATTTCGTGCGCGCCATTCTCGACCTTGTCGAAAGCGGCGATGTCGAGGCGGTGCGCGAGAAGGTCGAGCCGCTCCACCCTGCCGACATCGCGGACCTGGTCGAACTGACCCCCGCCGATCAGCGCCAGCCGCTCGCCGCCGCGATCTCGGGACTCATCGACGGCGAAGTGCTCGCCGAGATGAACGACTGGGTGCGCGATGCGCTGATCGATTCGCTCGAACCACACGAACTCGCCGACATCGCCGCCGAGCTCGATACCGACGACGCGGTCGCGATCATCGAGGATATGGAGGAGGCCGACCAGCGTGCCGTCCTTCGCGCGCTCGACCCCGACGATCGCGCCGCGATCGAGGAGGCGCTGTCCTATCCCGAGGAATCCGCCGGTCGCCTGATGCAGCGCGAGCTGATCGCGGTGCCCGAACATTGGACCGTCGGCGACGTGCTCGACTATCTGCGCGGCGAGGAGCAGCTGGCGACCGATTTCTGGGAAATCTTCGTCGTCGACCCCGCGCATCACCCGGTCGGCACCTGCGCGCTGTCCTGGATCCTGCGCACCCCGCGGCTGGTGTCGATCGCCGATGTGATGAAGCGCGAACAGACGCTGATCCCGGTCGATATGGACCAGGAGGAAGTCGCGCTGATCTTCCAGAAATACGCGCTGATCTCCGCCGCGGTGACCGACGATAGCGGGCGGCTGGTCGGCGTGATCACCGTCGACGACATCGTCCATATCATCTCCGAGGAGGCCGGCGAGGACGCGCTGCTGCTGTCGGGCGCGGGCGATGGCGACATCAACGAGCCGATTCGCGACACCTATATCGCGCGGGTCCGCTGGCTGATCGCGAACCTGTTCACCGCTCTGATCGCCTCGTCGATCATCGCGCTGTTCGGCGGGGCGATCGAACAGATGGTGGCGCTCGCGGTGCTGATGCCGATCGTCGCCTCGGTCGGCGGCAATGCTGGCACACAAACGATGGCGATCGTCGTGCGCGCGCTCGCCACCAATCAGCTGACCCAGTCGAACACGGTACGCATGATCCGGCGCGAAATCCTCGTCGCGCTGCTCAATGGCGGGACGATCGCCGTACTGCTGGGGCTGGGCGCGGGACTCGTCTTCGGCAATCCCGCGCTGGGCGGGGTGATCGCAGCGGCGATGATCATCAACATCCTTGTCGCCGGGCTGGCCGGGGTGCTGGTCCCGGTCGCGTTCGACCGGATGGATCAGGACCCGGCGGTAGCATCGTCGGTGTTCGTGACCATGGTGACCGATTCGATGGGCTTCCTTGCCTTTCTGGGGCTTGCCGTCGCGTCCGGACTCGTCGGCTGGTAGCTTGACCCGGGGCCATGCCGCTCCCAGATCGCGGCGATGGCGCTCCATCTCACCAAAGTCGCGTTCGGCAATCCCAGCGTCGCGCATCTGCGCGAGCGGCTGGCGCTGCGCGGACTGGACGGGCCGGTCGCGCTCACCACCCGCTATCTGCCCAAGCGGCACGAAGAGATTGCGGGACAGGGATCGCTGTTCTGGATCCTCAAGCACCAGCTTGTCGCGCGCTCGCCGATCCTGGGGTTCGGCGAGGCGGAGGGCGGGGGCTGTGCGATCCTGCTCGATCCAGACCTGGTGCAGGTGGTCCCACAGGCCAAGCGCGCGCATCAGGGCTGGCGCTATCTCGAAGCTACCGACGCGCCCGCCGATCTG
This genomic interval carries:
- a CDS encoding ammonium transporter, whose product is MKTALKIAAGASVALFAAMPAWAQDAAAAAAPTPDKGDTAWMMTATVLVMAMIVPGLALFYGGLVRTKNMASVLTQVLGVAAFAMLLWVMYGYALSFGGDANQFISTGKFLLAGVTADSNVATFTDGVVIPEFVFIAFQMTFSAITVALVIGGLVERMKFSGLMVFALIWLTIVYYPIAHMVWYLGGTDAATGLIFGWGALDFAGGTVVHINAGVSALVGAIILGKRTGYPTERMAPHSLTMTLIGTGLLWVGWFGFNAGSALEANGSAGLALINTFVATAAGVLFWMLTERVLGHKPSLLGACSGAIAGLVAVTPAAGNSGPFGAILLGAIAGVICAIFVVSIKPKLKIDESLDAFGIHALGGIIGSILTAVTMLPALGGPGAADYELGAQLWIQIKSVGVAIIWAGVGSAIAFTIAKALTGLRVSPEVEQEGLDLGEHGERAYNY
- a CDS encoding P-II family nitrogen regulator codes for the protein MKLVIAIIKPFKLDDVREALTELGVAGMTVTEVKGFGRQKGQTEIYRGAEYSTNMVPKLKIEVVCASDLAGRVVEAVQAAANTGAIGDGKIFVLDVGQAVRIRTGETDQTAL
- the ribA gene encoding GTP cyclohydrolase II translates to MRRGWPIAIRGGEGALSLLAVETADAERLAAFDPHIAAPLLISAGRAVTLKLTNQRDAAVPDAPVMIARRPWLDFDTAVALADPQLDLSTPMKGPFRATAALVPDAAAAALRLARIAGLLPAFFVHPEAPGRRIAEAITLADIDSHQDPARLRLVTRARLPVAGAEDAEIVAFRTPESPDEHLALLIGQPNGAPPLVRLHSECLTGDVLGSLKCDCGPQLHAAIHAIAENGWGILLYLRQEGRGIGLVNKLRAYALQDQGFDTVDANVRLGFAVDARDFGVAGQMLRQLGQHRVRLLTNNPDKVAGLAAAGVKVVEQVPHRLPPNPHNERYLATKRDRTGHQL
- a CDS encoding exodeoxyribonuclease III, whose amino-acid sequence is MKIASWNINSVRFRMEIVEQFLREEAPDILCLQETKVVDGDFPHAPLRALGYDHIVIHGQRMHHGVAIISRVPLVEDDRLDWQANGEARHVGVRLPNGVRLENVYVPAGGDVPDRETNPKFGQKLDFVERMTRWSEGLGDLPVILTGDFNIAPLECDVWSHKQLLGVVSHTPVEVDALTRMQAANDWVDLGRTFIPAPERCFTWWSYRAKDWAASDRGRRLDHMWASGDVAAQATAHRVCEPCRGWLKPSDHVPIVTEFDF
- a CDS encoding LolA family protein: MTLRPLAALAAITLPLALPATAQQGTLAQVQQHLRATQTMTAAFSQTDRAGKTLDGVLTLKKPGKVRFQYEKGVPLLIVGDGSALWFIDYSVRQVSRWPVKDSPLGILLDPERNVARYAKVLPTGNPDVVSIEAHDPKRPEFGRITMVFARNASAPGGLMLQGWVALDSQNNRTTVRLSNQKFNAKISDGAFRWNDPRKKGGRR
- a CDS encoding peptidylprolyl isomerase, which encodes MSDLPTRLVMTLDTGEVQIRLRPDLAPKHVERIVKLADSGFYDGVVFHRVIDGFMAQGGDPTGTGMSGSKEPNLPAEFSRAPHLRGVCSMARTNDPDSANSQFFICLDDATFLDGQYTVWGEVTEGMENVDALPKGEPPREPGKIVTARSEA
- the mgtE gene encoding magnesium transporter, which codes for MTDETETAVATPESHAPEAQDRLSPDFVRAILDLVESGDVEAVREKVEPLHPADIADLVELTPADQRQPLAAAISGLIDGEVLAEMNDWVRDALIDSLEPHELADIAAELDTDDAVAIIEDMEEADQRAVLRALDPDDRAAIEEALSYPEESAGRLMQRELIAVPEHWTVGDVLDYLRGEEQLATDFWEIFVVDPAHHPVGTCALSWILRTPRLVSIADVMKREQTLIPVDMDQEEVALIFQKYALISAAVTDDSGRLVGVITVDDIVHIISEEAGEDALLLSGAGDGDINEPIRDTYIARVRWLIANLFTALIASSIIALFGGAIEQMVALAVLMPIVASVGGNAGTQTMAIVVRALATNQLTQSNTVRMIRREILVALLNGGTIAVLLGLGAGLVFGNPALGGVIAAAMIINILVAGLAGVLVPVAFDRMDQDPAVASSVFVTMVTDSMGFLAFLGLAVASGLVGW
- a CDS encoding DUF1489 family protein, which codes for MALHLTKVAFGNPSVAHLRERLALRGLDGPVALTTRYLPKRHEEIAGQGSLFWILKHQLVARSPILGFGEAEGGGCAILLDPDLVQVVPQAKRAHQGWRYLEATDAPADLGTGDMASLPPELAGKLAELGLA